The Aedes aegypti strain LVP_AGWG chromosome 3, AaegL5.0 Primary Assembly, whole genome shotgun sequence genome contains a region encoding:
- the LOC23687815 gene encoding mitochondrial 2-oxoglutarate/malate carrier protein, with the protein MGDKKKPVYIQYLFGGLSGIGATCVVQPLDLVKTRMQISGIGGAVKEYNNTFDAIGKIIKREGPLALYKGLSAAIMRQATYTTTRLGVYTSLNDAYKQKMNKAPNLLESMAMGMTAGAVGSFVGNPCELILIRMTADGRLPVAERRNYTNFFNAFLRIAREEGMFALWRGCIPTMGRAMVVNAAQLASYSQAKSYLVSSGHFTEGIALHFTASMFSGLITTAASLPVDIAKTRIQNMKVAAGEVPPYKNTIDVIVKVVRHEGIFALWKGFTAYYARLGPHTVLTFILLEQLNGLYNQHFMGGKGSKSGL; encoded by the exons ATGGGCGACAAAAAGAAGCCAGTCTACATCCAGTATTTGTTTGGAGGTCTTTCCGG AATCGGGGCAACATGCGTGGTGCAGCCGCTGGATCTGGTCAAAACCCGCATGCAGATCTCCGGCATTGGAGGCGCGGTCAAAGAGTACAACAACACATTCGATGCCATCGGCAAGATCATCAAGCGGGAGGGTCCGCTGGCACTGTACAAAGGCCTGAGCGCCGCAATCATGCGTCAGGCGACCTACACCACCACGAGACTGGGCGTCTACACGTCACTCAATGACGCATATAAGCA GAAAATGAACAAAGCGCCCAACCTGTTGGAATCGATGGCCATGGGAATGACGGCCGGTGCCGTCGGATCATTCGTCGGTAATCCATGCGAGCTGATTCTGATCCGAATGACCGCCGATGGCCGATTACCGGTGGCGGAACGCAGAAACTACACAAACTTTTTCAACGCTTTCCTTCGCATCGCCAGAGAAGAAG GAATGTTTGCCTTATGGCGTGGATGCATTCCCACCATGGGTCGCGCCATGGTCGTAAATGCAGCACAACTAGCCTCCTACTCACAGGCCAAGAGCTACCTCGTCAGCAGTGGACACTTTACGGAAGGCATCGCTCTCCATTTCACAGCCAGCATGTTCTCGGGGCTGATCACGACCGCTGCTTCGCTACCAGTAGACATTGCCAAAACGAG AATTCAAAACATGAAGGTAGCAGCTGGTGAAGTGCCACCCTACAAGAACACAATCGACGTGATAGTGAAGGTCGTACGCCACGAGGGAATCTTCGCCCTGTGGAAGGGCTTCACTGCCTATTATGCTCGTCTGGGTCCACATACCGTTCTGACCTTCATCCTGCTGGAGCAACTTAATGGATTGTACAATCAACACTTTATGGGCGGCAAAGGATCGAAATCCGGACTGTGA
- the LOC5576218 gene encoding inositol polyphosphate multikinase isoform X1 encodes MSIHHHHFKLPPYQKRKNNVTERKRHLSLRMSAGQDYPTLPEGLQPMDDQVAGHAFFDTADSVGLLKCSEDASVLKPAGKLLCGLREIKFYEQIQTATTETDLLALKDTIPQYLGHMKLPVDGKLYEFIKLSDLTYGMLEPCIMDVKIGCRTWDPQASEEKRKAEESKYQACKRNLGFCIPGFQVYSIANGRRMRYGKDYGKKLTEVTVKDAFRKFLNADSGLCRQLLMQFLSDLWTIQKWARTQTSFRLYSSSVLLVYDARRLKPVLQYQSKSLSSSSSKLTSCNTSSGPTGTGTSSTTSSPLGGPSSTPGTPTSGEIEPLQHYFKIQRSHSAFNNYEEDMKAMRENYVFMRDNLVGSYETKVWASARMIDFAHAFPAEESTIDSNYLQGVESLVKIFEDFLKDCELENSPKGGVP; translated from the exons ATGAGCATTCATCATCATCACTTTAAGCTGCCGCCTTATCAGAAGCGTAAAAATAATGTAACCGAGCGAAAGAGGCATTTATCGCTGAGGATGTCTGCTGGACAGGATTATCCGACCCTGCCGGAAGGGCTTCAACCGATGGACGATCAAGTAGCAGGACATGCGTTCTTCGATACAGCTGATAGCGTTG GTCTATTGAAATGTTCCGAGGATGCTTCAGTTCTGAAACCAGCGGGGAAGCTCCTGTGCGGTCTGCGTGAAATCAAGTTCTACGAGCAAATACAGACGGCCACAACGGAAACCGATTTGCTGGCGTTGAAAGATACCATTCCTCAGTACCTGGGTCACATGAAGCTTCCCGTCGATGGCAAGCTGTACGAGTTCATCAAACTTTCGGATTTGACCTACGGAATGCTGGAACCTTGTATCATGGATGTGAAGATAGGCTGCCGTACTTGGGACCCTCAGGCGTCGGAAGAGAAGCGAAAGGCAGAGGAGTCGAAATATCAAGCTTGCAAGCGAAACCTAGGCTTTTGTATACCCGGGTTCCAGGTATATTCGATAGCCAATGGACGGCGGATGCGTTATGGCAAGGACTACGGGAAGAAACTCACCGAAGTTACCGTGAAAGATG CATTCCGGAAGTTCCTAAACGCCGACAGTGGTCTGTGCCGGCAGTTGTTGATGCAGTTCCTGTCCGATCTGTGGACAATCCAGAAGTGGGCCCGTACCCAAACCAGCTTCCGGCTATACTCCAGCTCCGTCCTGTTAGTGTACGATGCTCGTCGTCTCAAGCCAGTATTGCAGTATCAATCGAAAAGTCTGAGTAGCTCTAGTTCTAAGCTTACCAGCTGCAATACCAGCAGTGGTCCAACTGGCACTGGTACTAGCAGCACGACGAGCAGTCCCCTTGGTGGTCCCAGTTCAACGCCTGGAACACCGACTAGCGGTGAAATCGAACCGTTGCAGCATTACTTTAAAATCCAAAGAAGTCACTCGGCATTCAATAACTACGAAGAG GACATGAAAGCTATGCGTGAGAATTACGTTTTTATGCGAGATAATCTAGTCGGATCGTACGAGACAAAAGTGTGGGCCTCTGCGCGTATGATCGATTTTGCGCACGCATTTCCCGCAGAGGAGAGCACAATCGACTCCAACTATTTGCAAGGCGTGGAGAGTTTGGTGAAAATAtttgaggatttcctgaaggatTGTGAACTGGAAAACTCCCCGAAAGGGGGTGTGCCATAA
- the LOC5576218 gene encoding inositol polyphosphate multikinase isoform X2 yields the protein MSAGQDYPTLPEGLQPMDDQVAGHAFFDTADSVGLLKCSEDASVLKPAGKLLCGLREIKFYEQIQTATTETDLLALKDTIPQYLGHMKLPVDGKLYEFIKLSDLTYGMLEPCIMDVKIGCRTWDPQASEEKRKAEESKYQACKRNLGFCIPGFQVYSIANGRRMRYGKDYGKKLTEVTVKDAFRKFLNADSGLCRQLLMQFLSDLWTIQKWARTQTSFRLYSSSVLLVYDARRLKPVLQYQSKSLSSSSSKLTSCNTSSGPTGTGTSSTTSSPLGGPSSTPGTPTSGEIEPLQHYFKIQRSHSAFNNYEEDMKAMRENYVFMRDNLVGSYETKVWASARMIDFAHAFPAEESTIDSNYLQGVESLVKIFEDFLKDCELENSPKGGVP from the exons ATGTCTGCTGGACAGGATTATCCGACCCTGCCGGAAGGGCTTCAACCGATGGACGATCAAGTAGCAGGACATGCGTTCTTCGATACAGCTGATAGCGTTG GTCTATTGAAATGTTCCGAGGATGCTTCAGTTCTGAAACCAGCGGGGAAGCTCCTGTGCGGTCTGCGTGAAATCAAGTTCTACGAGCAAATACAGACGGCCACAACGGAAACCGATTTGCTGGCGTTGAAAGATACCATTCCTCAGTACCTGGGTCACATGAAGCTTCCCGTCGATGGCAAGCTGTACGAGTTCATCAAACTTTCGGATTTGACCTACGGAATGCTGGAACCTTGTATCATGGATGTGAAGATAGGCTGCCGTACTTGGGACCCTCAGGCGTCGGAAGAGAAGCGAAAGGCAGAGGAGTCGAAATATCAAGCTTGCAAGCGAAACCTAGGCTTTTGTATACCCGGGTTCCAGGTATATTCGATAGCCAATGGACGGCGGATGCGTTATGGCAAGGACTACGGGAAGAAACTCACCGAAGTTACCGTGAAAGATG CATTCCGGAAGTTCCTAAACGCCGACAGTGGTCTGTGCCGGCAGTTGTTGATGCAGTTCCTGTCCGATCTGTGGACAATCCAGAAGTGGGCCCGTACCCAAACCAGCTTCCGGCTATACTCCAGCTCCGTCCTGTTAGTGTACGATGCTCGTCGTCTCAAGCCAGTATTGCAGTATCAATCGAAAAGTCTGAGTAGCTCTAGTTCTAAGCTTACCAGCTGCAATACCAGCAGTGGTCCAACTGGCACTGGTACTAGCAGCACGACGAGCAGTCCCCTTGGTGGTCCCAGTTCAACGCCTGGAACACCGACTAGCGGTGAAATCGAACCGTTGCAGCATTACTTTAAAATCCAAAGAAGTCACTCGGCATTCAATAACTACGAAGAG GACATGAAAGCTATGCGTGAGAATTACGTTTTTATGCGAGATAATCTAGTCGGATCGTACGAGACAAAAGTGTGGGCCTCTGCGCGTATGATCGATTTTGCGCACGCATTTCCCGCAGAGGAGAGCACAATCGACTCCAACTATTTGCAAGGCGTGGAGAGTTTGGTGAAAATAtttgaggatttcctgaaggatTGTGAACTGGAAAACTCCCCGAAAGGGGGTGTGCCATAA